In a genomic window of Carassius gibelio isolate Cgi1373 ecotype wild population from Czech Republic chromosome A3, carGib1.2-hapl.c, whole genome shotgun sequence:
- the LOC127943852 gene encoding uncharacterized protein LOC127943852 isoform X2 encodes MADECLHSVQLELEAVGKQIRDLEQKQAQLRERRAALESSRADAHKSGVSIQRTVNSPTTSTPCVSLRRPGAPRTRSSQMSFTATPGHHGPWVHPQRRTRAGSRATTSPPPAFEISIQNRFAPLRETGRDAVIIGDSIVRHIPAILKDGESPRAVVLHAGVNDTTLRQTETLKRDFRSLIETVRSTTPAATIVVSGPLPTYRRGHERFSRLFALNEWLLSWCKEQKLLFVNNWNLFWERPRLFRADGLHPSKIGAELLSDSISRTLRSM; translated from the exons atggcggatgaatgtctccactctgtgcagctcgagctcgaggccgtggggaagcagattcgcgacctggaacagaagcaggcccagctgagagagcggagagccgcgctggaatcatcccgggctgacgctcacaagtccggggtaagtatacagcgtactgttaacagtcccaccacgtctactccgtgtgtttctctgcgcaggcccggtgcacccaggacgcgatcttcccagatgtccttcactgcgacgccgggacaccacggaccctgggtgcatccacagcggaggacgcgagctgggtcccgggcgactacttctccccctcctgccttcgagatctccatccagaaccgcttcgctcccctccgcgagacaggacgcgacgctgtgatcatcggagactccatcgtccgacac atacccgcgatcctgaaggacggcgagagccccagagcggtcgtgcttcacgccggagttaacgacaccacgctgcggcagacggagacgctgaagagggacttcaggagcctgatcgagacggttcgcagcacgacgcccgcggcgacgatcgtcgtgtcaggaccactgcccacgtatcgacgaggacacgaaaggttcagtagactttttgctttaaatgaatggttgttgtcatggtgtaaagaacagaaactgctatttgttaataactggaatcttttctgggagcgtcctagactgtttcgcgctgatggattacaccccagcaaaattggagcggagcttctctctgacagcatctccaggacacttcgctccatgtga
- the LOC127943852 gene encoding uncharacterized protein LOC127943852 isoform X3, whose translation MADECLHSVQLELEAVGKQIRDLEQKQAQLRERRAALESSRADAHKSGARCTQDAIFPDVLHCDAGTPRTLGASTAEDASWVPGDYFSPSCLRDLHPEPLRSPPRDRTRRCDHRRLHRPTHTRDPEGRREPQSGRASRRS comes from the exons atggcggatgaatgtctccactctgtgcagctcgagctcgaggccgtggggaagcagattcgcgacctggaacagaagcaggcccagctgagagagcggagagccgcgctggaatcatcccgggctgacgctcacaagtccggg gcccggtgcacccaggacgcgatcttcccagatgtccttcactgcgacgccgggacaccacggaccctgggtgcatccacagcggaggacgcgagctgggtcccgggcgactacttctccccctcctgccttcgagatctccatccagaaccgcttcgctcccctccgcgagacaggacgcgacgctgtgatcatcggagactccatcgtccgacac atacccgcgatcctgaaggacggcgagagccccagagcggtcgtgcttcacgccggagttaa
- the LOC127943852 gene encoding uncharacterized protein LOC127943852 isoform X1: MADECLHSVQLELEAVGKQIRDLEQKQAQLRERRAALESSRADAHKSGVSIQRTVNSPTTSTPCVSLRRPGAPRTRSSQMSFTATPGHHGPWVHPQRRTRAGSRATTSPPPAFEISIQNRFAPLRETGRDAVIIGDSIVRHVSATLAEGKVHTHCLPCARVLDVSAQIPAILKDGESPRAVVLHAGVNDTTLRQTETLKRDFRSLIETVRSTTPAATIVVSGPLPTYRRGHERFSRLFALNEWLLSWCKEQKLLFVNNWNLFWERPRLFRADGLHPSKIGAELLSDSISRTLRSM; this comes from the coding sequence atggcggatgaatgtctccactctgtgcagctcgagctcgaggccgtggggaagcagattcgcgacctggaacagaagcaggcccagctgagagagcggagagccgcgctggaatcatcccgggctgacgctcacaagtccggggtaagtatacagcgtactgttaacagtcccaccacgtctactccgtgtgtttctctgcgcaggcccggtgcacccaggacgcgatcttcccagatgtccttcactgcgacgccgggacaccacggaccctgggtgcatccacagcggaggacgcgagctgggtcccgggcgactacttctccccctcctgccttcgagatctccatccagaaccgcttcgctcccctccgcgagacaggacgcgacgctgtgatcatcggagactccatcgtccgacacgtaagtgctacgttagccgaaggtaaagtgcacactcattgtttgccttgtgctcgtgttctcgatgtttctgcgcagatacccgcgatcctgaaggacggcgagagccccagagcggtcgtgcttcacgccggagttaacgacaccacgctgcggcagacggagacgctgaagagggacttcaggagcctgatcgagacggttcgcagcacgacgcccgcggcgacgatcgtcgtgtcaggaccactgcccacgtatcgacgaggacacgaaaggttcagtagactttttgctttaaatgaatggttgttgtcatggtgtaaagaacagaaactgctatttgttaataactggaatcttttctgggagcgtcctagactgtttcgcgctgatggattacaccccagcaaaattggagcggagcttctctctgacagcatctccaggacacttcgctccatgtga